The proteins below are encoded in one region of Tindallia magadiensis:
- a CDS encoding sigma-54 interaction domain-containing protein — translation MALKEKKNSMQQLITSLGKVLDIEIAVFDRNCCLMGCTPAYGRQKGSTVHKASVEEVMQEGKLIVNEPGRMATCIGCRFKDNCPATIEILNSIDFNGYILGVVALTSFTEKGHDRISHNPAAYLNLSQSIAEMIGNLFQQEAGISQSGKLDHLLQSAIEFSKDPVMVTDHQGRMIYRNEAAQKLFSFCNMAASSLQQILPPDLYHRILSGEAFEERWVSTAFFDGKVKASPTYLEGSFVGAALTFQESVVHGNTDRMTKEDKNTGKLALEQIVGKSRAITELKKDLLHFADAPSPVLVTGDTGTGKELVAAALHANSSRQKKPFIAVNCASIPETLFESELFGYMEGAFTGAKKGGKPGRFQMAHGGTLFLDEIGEMPLSIQAKLLRVLQDYKVEPLGSTRSIPVDVRVVAATNQDLEGLIREKKFRADLFYRINVIPLRLPKLKDRKEDIPALCRHFLQHYRKVIGRQIERFSEETLEALQHSCYDWPGNIRELENAVEYAVNRGEGEQLTEEDLPRRIKEKLKETVTEEAILRKTVVQQEQEAIKALLEEYGWHQEGKEKAAQALGISVRTLYRKLKK, via the coding sequence ATGGCACTGAAAGAAAAGAAAAACAGCATGCAACAACTAATTACCAGCCTTGGAAAAGTCCTTGATATTGAAATTGCTGTATTTGATCGAAATTGTTGCCTGATGGGATGCACTCCGGCCTATGGTCGACAAAAGGGAAGCACGGTACATAAGGCTTCTGTCGAAGAAGTGATGCAGGAAGGGAAGCTGATTGTGAATGAACCGGGGCGTATGGCTACTTGTATAGGGTGCCGCTTTAAAGATAATTGTCCGGCTACCATCGAAATTCTTAATTCAATAGATTTCAACGGATATATTTTAGGTGTAGTAGCCCTCACTTCCTTTACAGAAAAAGGCCATGATCGTATTTCTCATAATCCAGCCGCCTATTTGAATTTATCACAGAGCATTGCGGAAATGATAGGAAATCTTTTTCAGCAGGAGGCAGGTATTTCTCAGTCAGGAAAGCTGGATCATTTGTTGCAATCAGCTATTGAATTTTCAAAGGATCCGGTAATGGTGACGGATCATCAGGGCAGAATGATTTATCGTAACGAAGCCGCACAGAAGCTGTTTTCTTTCTGTAATATGGCTGCTTCCTCTCTCCAACAAATCTTACCACCGGATCTTTACCATCGTATTTTGTCTGGGGAAGCCTTTGAAGAAAGATGGGTCAGCACTGCTTTTTTTGATGGAAAGGTAAAGGCTTCGCCAACCTACCTGGAAGGTTCTTTTGTGGGTGCGGCCTTAACCTTTCAGGAATCAGTGGTTCATGGTAATACGGATCGGATGACGAAGGAAGATAAAAATACGGGAAAACTAGCGTTAGAGCAGATTGTTGGAAAAAGCAGAGCCATCACAGAATTGAAAAAAGACCTGTTGCATTTTGCCGATGCACCTTCGCCGGTATTGGTAACCGGTGATACGGGAACAGGAAAGGAACTGGTAGCGGCTGCCCTTCATGCCAACAGCTCTCGACAAAAAAAGCCTTTTATTGCGGTAAACTGTGCTAGTATTCCAGAAACCCTATTTGAAAGTGAACTATTTGGTTATATGGAAGGTGCTTTTACCGGAGCGAAAAAAGGAGGAAAACCAGGCCGGTTCCAGATGGCTCATGGAGGAACGCTTTTTCTGGATGAAATAGGAGAGATGCCCTTGTCCATTCAGGCAAAACTTCTCAGAGTATTACAAGACTATAAGGTAGAACCTTTGGGAAGTACACGGTCTATTCCGGTAGATGTCCGAGTCGTTGCGGCCACCAATCAAGATTTAGAAGGGTTGATTCGGGAAAAAAAGTTTCGAGCTGATTTGTTTTACCGCATTAATGTGATCCCTCTGCGGTTACCGAAACTTAAAGATAGAAAGGAAGATATACCAGCCTTATGCAGGCATTTTCTTCAGCATTATCGAAAGGTGATTGGAAGACAGATTGAAAGATTTTCAGAGGAAACATTGGAAGCTCTTCAACACTCATGCTACGATTGGCCTGGAAATATTCGAGAATTAGAAAATGCCGTGGAGTATGCGGTGAATCGTGGAGAGGGAGAACAGCTGACGGAAGAAGATTTGCCACGGCGCATCAAGGAAAAGCTGAAAGAAACAGTGACGGAAGAAGCTATTCTTCGAAAAACCGTGGTTCAGCAGGAGCAAGAAGCAATAAAAGCTCTTTTAGAAGAATATGGCTGGCATCAGGAAGGGAAAGAAAAAGCAGCTCAGGCACTGGGAATCAGTGTAAGAACCTTGTATCGAAAGCTGAAGAAATAA
- a CDS encoding SDR family NAD(P)-dependent oxidoreductase: MLPILEKKDVLNLEGKVALISGAASGIGLATAELLSAYGAAVALLDVNPSQGEAAAHNLTKAGREAVFYLCDVASRQECEDTVNAITKKFGRIDVLFNNAGITHRKTVVDLEEHEWDQVLDVSLKGAYLLSKYCIPVMAKNGGGSIINTGSGWGLKGGDKAAAYCAAKAGLVNLTRAMAIDHGPDNIRVNSINPGDTNTAMLREEGRQLGCNEDSFLADSAKGRPLERLGTPEDIANAVLFLASDLSQWVTGSALVIDGGGIA; this comes from the coding sequence ATGTTACCAATCTTAGAGAAAAAAGACGTCTTAAACCTAGAAGGAAAAGTAGCCCTTATTTCCGGTGCTGCTTCCGGCATCGGACTAGCAACAGCCGAATTACTTTCCGCTTACGGTGCCGCCGTAGCTCTGTTAGACGTTAACCCTTCCCAAGGCGAAGCGGCAGCTCACAATCTTACAAAAGCTGGCAGAGAAGCTGTTTTTTACCTTTGTGATGTTGCTTCCCGCCAGGAGTGCGAAGATACCGTCAACGCCATTACAAAAAAATTCGGAAGGATTGATGTGCTTTTCAACAACGCTGGTATTACCCATCGTAAAACTGTCGTGGACCTGGAAGAACACGAGTGGGATCAGGTGCTGGATGTAAGCCTTAAAGGTGCCTATTTGCTATCCAAATATTGCATTCCCGTCATGGCAAAAAATGGAGGCGGAAGCATCATCAATACTGGCTCCGGCTGGGGACTAAAAGGAGGCGACAAGGCAGCGGCTTATTGTGCCGCAAAAGCCGGTTTGGTTAACCTTACCCGAGCAATGGCCATTGATCATGGTCCTGATAATATTCGAGTAAACAGCATCAACCCGGGAGATACCAATACAGCTATGTTGAGAGAGGAAGGTCGTCAGCTCGGCTGCAACGAAGATTCTTTTCTGGCAGACTCTGCCAAAGGCAGACCCTTAGAAAGACTTGGAACACCAGAAGACATCGCCAATGCAGTACTGTTCCTCGCCAGTGACCTTTCCCAATGGGTTACCGGAAGTGCCCTGGTTATCGATGGCGGAGGAATTGCATAA
- the gcvPA gene encoding aminomethyl-transferring glycine dehydrogenase subunit GcvPA — protein MTIKGFKNHPYIPNSVPEVQKQMLQEIGLENLEDLHAEIPDALKLKENMALPPALAAEYELRRHIEKILRKNHSGKDHLIFLGGGCWPHYVPAICDEINSRGEFLTGYAGEAYNDHGRFQTLFEYQSMVAELVDMEVVNVPTMDWAQAAATSMRMAGRMTKRSQVLVPSLMDPEKLKAIRNYCDPTLEIVSLKHHPQTGQIDLMDLQEKLSDSTAAVYFENPGYLGFFEEQGEGISKIAKEAGALTIVGVDPSSLGIIAPPSQYGADIICGELQPLGIHMHYGGGLSGFIATRDEEAFVMQYPSRLFGIAPTTHEGEYGFGDVSYNRTSFGDLRENANEYVGTQTSLWAITAGVYLAAMGPKGMQELGETILQRVLYTMDRMKEIPGVKLSPLQSSVFKEFVVDFNHTGKTVSEINEALRKHHIFGGKDLSEEFPSLGQCALYCVTEIHNREDIDQLVNAIKTIVGKEG, from the coding sequence ATGACCATTAAAGGATTTAAAAACCACCCCTATATTCCTAATTCTGTACCGGAGGTACAAAAGCAAATGCTTCAGGAAATAGGCTTGGAAAACTTGGAAGATCTACATGCCGAAATACCAGACGCCTTAAAGCTAAAGGAAAATATGGCCTTACCGCCAGCTCTCGCCGCCGAATATGAGTTAAGGCGCCATATCGAGAAAATCTTGAGAAAAAACCATTCCGGTAAAGATCATTTGATCTTTTTAGGTGGAGGATGCTGGCCTCATTACGTCCCTGCAATTTGTGATGAAATAAACTCCCGCGGCGAATTTCTGACAGGCTATGCCGGCGAAGCTTACAACGATCATGGACGTTTTCAAACTCTTTTTGAGTATCAAAGCATGGTGGCTGAACTGGTGGACATGGAAGTGGTTAATGTTCCTACTATGGACTGGGCACAGGCAGCCGCTACTTCGATGAGAATGGCTGGAAGAATGACCAAGCGCTCTCAAGTGCTGGTTCCTTCCCTTATGGATCCAGAAAAATTAAAGGCCATTCGAAACTATTGCGATCCCACTTTGGAAATTGTTTCCCTCAAGCATCACCCTCAAACCGGTCAAATCGATCTGATGGATCTTCAAGAGAAACTATCAGATTCTACAGCCGCTGTATACTTTGAAAACCCAGGTTATCTTGGTTTTTTCGAGGAGCAAGGCGAAGGCATTTCTAAAATCGCCAAAGAAGCCGGTGCCCTTACCATTGTAGGCGTGGATCCCAGTTCTTTAGGCATTATTGCTCCACCTTCCCAGTACGGCGCCGACATTATTTGTGGAGAACTTCAACCCCTTGGTATTCATATGCATTACGGTGGCGGGCTTTCCGGTTTTATCGCTACCCGTGACGAAGAAGCCTTTGTCATGCAATACCCTTCTCGTCTTTTCGGCATTGCTCCCACAACTCATGAGGGAGAATATGGTTTTGGAGACGTTAGTTATAATCGAACTTCCTTTGGTGATCTACGGGAAAATGCCAATGAATATGTTGGTACTCAAACCTCTCTATGGGCCATTACGGCTGGGGTTTATCTGGCCGCTATGGGTCCTAAAGGTATGCAGGAGCTGGGCGAAACCATTCTTCAACGCGTCCTTTATACCATGGATCGCATGAAAGAAATTCCCGGCGTTAAGCTATCTCCTCTTCAGTCTTCTGTTTTCAAAGAATTTGTGGTAGATTTCAACCACACTGGTAAAACCGTATCCGAAATCAATGAAGCTTTAAGAAAGCATCATATCTTCGGTGGGAAAGATTTATCCGAAGAATTTCCCTCTTTGGGTCAATGCGCTCTTTATTGTGTGACAGAAATTCATAACCGAGAAGACATTGATCAGTTAGTGAATGCCATTAAGACGATCGTCGGAAAGGAAGGGTAA
- the gcvPB gene encoding aminomethyl-transferring glycine dehydrogenase subunit GcvPB: MKRINRDYKVRNFHQAKWNEPIIFELSQEGERGILPPEADETIKKCAGNSLDSLPAALRRKTPPALPEMSQPRVLRHYMRLSQENLGGDFNIEIGQGTCTVKHNPKVNDRLAGMPELASLHPSQPAESVQGILQIMHETDLMLREISGMDRFSFQTASGSQAAFTMSSIIKAWHRHKGEDAQRDEIITTVHSHPSDAACPAVKGYKIITIFPDEEGYPDYEAFKAAVSERTAGFICANPDDTGIYNKRIREFTRLVHEKGGLCGYDQANANGLLGITRAKEAGFDMCFFNLHKTFGTPHGCGGPGSGALGVTKALESFLPAPLIDFDGQQYRLNHDLPNSIGRVRSYNGVAPVVLKAYAWMRSMGAEGLYEAAKVAVLNNNYLCRKLTEIEGIDLPFSPEKQRIEQVRYTLEAMTKATGITTGDIQRRMMDFGMHYWTSHHPYYIPEPATFEPTETPSKEDLDEYIATLGHVVKEAYENPEIIKTAPHRSTIHQVDESGMDDPQQWAITWRSYLKKSSKA, encoded by the coding sequence ATGAAACGAATTAATCGAGATTATAAAGTACGCAATTTTCATCAGGCAAAATGGAATGAACCCATCATTTTTGAATTAAGTCAGGAAGGAGAACGAGGCATCCTTCCTCCGGAAGCAGATGAAACCATCAAGAAGTGTGCTGGAAATTCTCTGGATTCCCTTCCAGCTGCTTTGCGCCGAAAAACACCACCAGCTTTACCAGAGATGTCACAGCCCCGAGTGCTTCGGCATTATATGCGTTTGTCTCAAGAAAATTTGGGTGGTGATTTCAATATCGAAATCGGTCAGGGAACCTGCACCGTAAAACATAATCCAAAGGTGAATGACCGCTTAGCCGGTATGCCTGAGCTAGCCTCTTTACATCCATCTCAGCCTGCTGAGTCAGTGCAGGGAATTCTTCAGATCATGCACGAAACAGATCTGATGCTTCGTGAAATTTCTGGTATGGATCGTTTTTCCTTCCAGACCGCCAGCGGAAGTCAGGCTGCCTTCACCATGTCGTCCATTATTAAAGCATGGCACCGCCATAAGGGAGAAGATGCCCAAAGGGATGAAATAATTACCACCGTTCATTCTCATCCTTCCGATGCTGCCTGCCCGGCGGTCAAAGGGTATAAAATCATCACTATTTTTCCGGATGAAGAAGGGTACCCGGATTATGAAGCTTTCAAAGCGGCTGTATCCGAGCGCACAGCCGGTTTCATTTGCGCTAATCCGGACGATACGGGTATTTATAACAAACGTATCCGCGAATTCACTAGGCTTGTTCATGAAAAGGGTGGTCTTTGCGGCTATGATCAGGCCAACGCCAATGGTCTTTTAGGCATTACCCGTGCCAAGGAAGCTGGCTTTGATATGTGCTTTTTCAATCTTCATAAAACCTTTGGAACTCCTCATGGCTGTGGAGGTCCAGGTTCCGGAGCTCTTGGTGTCACCAAAGCCCTAGAAAGTTTCTTACCTGCTCCTCTGATTGACTTCGATGGTCAGCAATACCGGCTTAACCACGATCTTCCTAACAGCATTGGCCGGGTACGTTCTTACAACGGTGTTGCTCCCGTCGTTCTAAAAGCTTATGCATGGATGCGCAGCATGGGTGCTGAAGGACTTTACGAAGCCGCCAAGGTAGCCGTATTAAATAATAATTATTTATGCCGTAAATTAACGGAAATCGAAGGCATCGATCTGCCTTTCAGCCCTGAAAAACAGCGGATCGAGCAAGTTCGATATACGTTAGAAGCGATGACAAAAGCGACAGGGATTACCACCGGTGATATTCAGCGGCGTATGATGGATTTTGGCATGCATTACTGGACCAGTCATCATCCCTACTACATTCCCGAGCCAGCTACCTTCGAACCAACAGAAACGCCTTCCAAGGAGGATCTGGATGAGTATATCGCCACCCTTGGGCATGTGGTGAAGGAAGCTTATGAAAATCCTGAAATCATTAAAACAGCCCCTCATCGCAGTACGATTCATCAGGTAGACGAATCCGGGATGGACGACCCCCAGCAATGGGCCATCACCTGGAGAAGTTATTTGAAAAAATCATCGAAAGCGTGA
- a CDS encoding ATP-NAD kinase family protein, with amino-acid sequence MKKLGFIVNPVAGMGGRVGLKGTDGLVDKARALGALPQSGHRARRAIKELEPLKNHLHIITAAGDMGETLVKEMGFHYTLIDSGEKINTETSAKDTCYTAEGMIQKSVDLILFAGGDGTARDLFQAVGENLPVIGIPAGVKIHSPVYATSPEEAGKLACRYLTGAAKRLKSAEVLDIDEEAYRKGQVHTRLYGYLRIPDTLNLMQGKKSGSLLSEESSQKSIALGIADHLEKDLLYLIGPGSTTRHLLEALSLPATLLGVDLICNGQLIGADLAEKEILQHIANQKSRIIITPIGGQGYLFGRGNQQFSPQVIQQAGIDNIIIMATVHKIQSLRGRPLLVDTGDPELDKQLSGYVRVRTGYQDSVMYRVK; translated from the coding sequence ATGAAAAAATTAGGATTCATCGTCAACCCTGTTGCCGGTATGGGTGGAAGGGTTGGTCTTAAAGGTACTGACGGACTGGTGGACAAAGCAAGGGCACTGGGTGCCCTTCCCCAGTCCGGCCATCGTGCCCGTCGTGCAATAAAAGAGCTGGAACCCCTCAAAAACCACCTGCATATTATAACCGCTGCTGGTGATATGGGGGAAACCTTGGTAAAAGAGATGGGATTTCATTATACGCTGATCGATTCTGGAGAAAAGATTAACACAGAAACCTCGGCCAAAGATACCTGCTATACCGCCGAGGGAATGATCCAGAAATCCGTAGATTTAATTCTTTTTGCCGGTGGTGACGGAACTGCCCGGGATCTTTTTCAGGCTGTTGGTGAAAATCTTCCTGTTATTGGCATCCCTGCAGGAGTCAAAATTCACTCTCCTGTATACGCCACCAGTCCAGAAGAAGCTGGAAAACTGGCCTGCCGCTATTTGACCGGTGCTGCCAAGCGACTCAAAAGTGCCGAAGTGTTGGATATCGACGAAGAAGCTTATCGAAAGGGTCAGGTTCATACTCGATTGTATGGTTACCTAAGAATTCCTGATACCCTTAATCTTATGCAAGGAAAAAAAAGCGGCAGTCTTTTGTCCGAAGAATCCTCTCAAAAATCGATTGCTCTTGGCATTGCCGACCATCTGGAAAAGGATCTTCTGTACCTGATAGGTCCCGGTTCAACTACCCGTCACTTATTAGAAGCCTTATCCTTACCCGCTACCCTTCTGGGTGTGGATTTAATCTGCAATGGCCAACTGATTGGTGCTGATTTGGCCGAAAAAGAAATTCTTCAACATATCGCTAATCAAAAAAGCCGAATCATTATTACTCCTATTGGCGGTCAAGGCTATCTTTTTGGTAGGGGAAATCAACAATTCAGCCCTCAGGTTATCCAGCAGGCAGGTATCGATAACATTATCATTATGGCTACCGTTCATAAAATACAAAGCTTAAGAGGTCGTCCTCTTCTGGTGGATACCGGCGATCCAGAACTGGATAAACAGTTATCTGGCTATGTCCGTGTTCGAACCGGTTATCAGGATTCCGTCATGTATCGGGTGAAGTAA